The Pristiophorus japonicus isolate sPriJap1 unplaced genomic scaffold, sPriJap1.hap1 HAP1_SCAFFOLD_2702, whole genome shotgun sequence DNA segment agtgggtgggtgatgttggggggcagtgggtgggtgatgttggggggcagtgggtgggtgatgttggggggcagtgggtcggtgatgttggggggcagtgggtcggtgatggggggcagtgggtcggtgatgttggggggcagtgggtcggtgatgttggggggcagtgggtcggtgatgttggggggcagtgggtcggtgatgttggggggcagtgggtcggtgatgttgggggcagtgggtgggacggtgatgttggggggcagtgggtcggtgatgttgggggcagtgggtcggtgatgttggggggcagtgggtgggacggtgatgttggggggcagtgggtcggtgatgttggggggcagtgggtgggacggtgatgttggggggcagtgggtcggtgatgttggggggcagtgggtgggacggtgatgttggggggcagtgggtgggtgatgttggggggcagtgggtcagtgatgttggggggcagtgggacggtgatgttggggggcagtgggacggtgatgttggggggcagtgggtgggtcggtgatgttggggggcagtgggtgggatggtgatgttggggggcagtgggtcggtgatgttggggggcagtgggtgggtcggtgatgttggggggcagtgggtgggatggtgatgttggggggcagtgggacggtgatgttggggggcagtgggtcggtgatgttggggggcagtgggtcggtgatgttggggggcagtgggtcggtgatgttggggggcagtgggtcggtgatgttggggggcagtgggtcggtgatgttggggggcagtgggtcggtgatgttggggggcagtgggtcggtgatgttggggggcagtgggtcggtgatgttgggggcagtgggtcggtgatgttggggggcagtgggacggtgatgttggggggcagtgggtcggtgatgttggggggcagtgagtgggacggtgatgttggggggcagtgggtgggtgatgttggggggcagtgggtcggtgatgttgtggggcagtgggacggtgatgttggggggcagtgggtcggtgatggggggcagtgggtcggtgatgttggggggcagtgggtcggtgatgttggggggcagtgggtcggtgatgttgggggcagtgggtcggtgatgttggggggcagtgggtcggtgatgttggggggcagtgggtgggacggtgatgttggggggcagtgggttcgGTGATGTTGTGGGGcagtgggacggtgatgttggggggcagtgggtcggtgatggggggcagtgggtcggtgatgttggggggcagtgggtcggtgatgttggggggcagtgggtcggtgatgttggggggcagtgggtcggtgatgttggggggcagtgggtcggtgatgttggggggcagtgggtcggtgatgttggggggcagtgggtcggtgatgttgggggcagtgggtcggtgatgttggggggcagtgggtcggtgatgttggggggcagtgggtcggtgatggggGGCAGTGGGTTGGGACGATGCAGTTACCATGCTTATGGCCGCGGGGAATCTCTCACCAGCCTCGTTGCTTGAGCCCACAGGTGTCCCAGCGCGCGGTGAGAGAGGGAGTCCGGATGAGTTTCCTGGTGAAGTTGCTCCGTTGTACGCCGGCCCCGTGCTCGAGAGCAGCGGCGACCTTGGCCAACGCCATGGAGAGGCCTGTGGAGAGCGCCATCCATGCCAAGCTGGAGCGCAGCCTGGCGCCCATCCACCTGGAGGTGATCAATGAGAGCCATCAGCACGCAGTGCCCGCCGGATCGGAGAGCCACttcaaggtggtggtggtgagcccacGCTTCGAGGGGTTGCCCCTGCTACAGCGACACCGGCTGATCAACGAGGCCCTGAGGGAGGAGCTGGCCTCCAGCGTTCACGCCCTCTCCATCCTGGCCCGCACCCCCCAGCAGTGGGGGGCTGAGCCCCACATAGACAGGAGCCCCGCCTGCCTGGGGGGCTCCAAACACGACCCCCACTCGGCCCAcaaactgggggggccgtcccgagactgaggggagggaggggccccACGATCTGGTCACGCAGCCCCCTCCTGGGAGAGCAGGGCGACTGGAGGCCGACTGAGGTTACACAGAACGTCGCTCAAACCACTTCGAGAAAGTTCTGACAAAGCAAATCTTTCCCCTCCTTGTAATTTGATGCATGGTTCATCTTGCAATCAGCAAAATAAATCTCGTTCCTCTGCAGGTTTCCGTAATATCGATCGCTTGTTTCATAATTCTCATCCTTCttatccaatccctccatggccttgtcccctccctatctctgtaacccctcctgccccctacacactccctatctctgtaacctcctcctgccccctacaccctccct contains these protein-coding regions:
- the bola1 gene encoding bolA-like protein 1, which encodes MSFLVKLLRCTPAPCSRAAATLANAMERPVESAIHAKLERSLAPIHLEVINESHQHAVPAGSESHFKVVVVSPRFEGLPLLQRHRLINEALREELASSVHALSILARTPQQWGAEPHIDRSPACLGGSKHDPHSAHKLGGPSRD